Genomic segment of Geminocystis herdmanii PCC 6308:
ACCTTAATCCATTTACCCTTCAATTTACGTACATTCGCACGGGTAATCGAGCATCTAAATTTATACAATGAGATAATGTAAATTCACGAATATTCTCTGAGGCGTGAAGGGCAGAAATAACTTTATCTTTTTAAAAAGTCTTCTGGATTGATTTGTGCTTGTTTCAAAATCGCCCTTAATGTTCCTTCTGGCATTTCCCCACTATGATTAGGAATAGTTGTATAAAGATTGGTTTCAGGGTTGTACCAAATTTCGTGACTTCCTGCTCCTTGACGATCTAAAATAAAACCAAAAGATTTTAATATTTTGACAATTTTTCGATAGCGAAAACCTGATAATCTTCCCATAATTTTATTGATTAATAACTAGGGGATAACTGAAATTATCAGCGGGTATTAATAAGGAAGGTATTTGATTTTTTTCTGCCATTGATTCTAAAATTTTCTGAGCAACATCATTGGCTATAACGATCGTTTCTGAGATGGTTTTTCCTTGTGCGACTAATCCGGGTAAATCATCAGAGACTGCTAAATAATAACCTTCTGGTAATTTTTCTATAGTTAAATTAATCAACCTTTCCATGAAATTTTACTGCAAATTTTTTCTTAATACACCTTAATTTTACATTAATATTTTAATATTTTAATGTTTCTTTATGAATAACTTGTGTATTTTGATTTAAAATTACTAAATCATATTCTTTAATTTCACTCATTACCCGAAAATTTTATATTTCTCGCTAAAAAAACAGGAGATAACCAAAATTTTGTCGATAAATTATCTTTATTAATCCATTTTACATTCAATCCTTTTCTCATTAACAGACTTTTTCGACAACCCATAATTTTCAATTCTCAATTTTAAGCTGTTCTTTGGCATTTTCAAAAGCATTTTTCATTACCTGTTTTATCTTCTCTGGATTGGGTTTTTTACCCCCAATAATGTCTCCAAAATAGGCACAAGCGCCCTCTCCAAGCCCCCATGTATAGGTAGCCGCCCAACTTGCCGCTACCACTGAACCAAATCCGGGTACAAATTTAATTAATTCTCTACCGATGGCTTGGGCTAAAAATCCTCCTGCGATCGCACTTATAATTCCTCCTGCTTGAGAGGCCGTGATAGTTTGTCCGTAAAGTTGTCCTAACATCCCTACCATTGTCACTTCTAAGGCGGTTAAAACGGGCATGGTGGCAAAGGGTAAAGGTACTGCGGACACAGTACCAGCCATGATACAAAAGGCTAAAATATAGCGTCTCGCCACGTCTTTATATAAATTTCCTAACTCAGAATTGACGGTTTCATCTAATAGTTGATGAATGGTTTTTGCTTCGGCAGATGGTAATAATTCGGCGAGGGAATCTCGGAGGTTTTCTAAACCATAAAACACAGGATTAAAACCATCTTCTTCTAAGGTAAAATCAATTAAAATTGCTCGATCGAACAGTCCTTTAAATGTATTTTTTATTTCTTCAAAAGCCCGATTAATTTCGGCAAAATCTGGCGGATAATTAGGATGTTGAGTTAAAGTTAAATCTGGATAAAGTTCATGGAGAGAAGTTACTACTAATAAACAGGGAATTTGAGGATATTTTTTTCTTAAATTTTGAGCAATAATTTTTAAACTATCGGTAGCAAAATCAGTTATTTTAATCGTCAAAATTAAGATTCTAGCTCGTTTAGTTTCTATGTCTAATTCAGTGGTTAATTCTTGGATAATTTGCTCTGTATTTTTATTAACATCTCCTAAACCTACGGTATCAGTAAAAATCAGTAATGGCAATTCTTCTGAGGGATAAGCATAACGTTTTGTGAATTGAGTATGAGGGCGAAAACCTTGTCCTATAATATCAGAACCAACCCCTGTTAATCCTCGCACGATCGAACTTTTTCCTGCTTGGGGTTTGCCAATTAATAAGGCTTCTGTTGTGGGTAAATTCGATCGAACTGACTCTAATAATTCAGCAATTTGTGACTCATCAACTTTGAATAAATCTAAGGTTTTTTGAGCGGTATTTTTAATAGATGGAAATTTCATAATTAATTGAGAATTGAGAATTGAGAATTAGAAATGATGAATGAATAATTAAATCTTCTTTAGAGTTTTTGAGTTCAATTTATTGAACGAGATTATAATAGCCGTGTAATAAATTACACGGTGGGTGATTAATTAATTACTCTTAATTTTTACCTATTTGACAGGGAGAAAAAGAAAGACGATGTAAGGGAGTTACCCCATATTTTTGTATCGCTAATAAATGTTTTTTTGTGCCATATCCTTTATTATTTTTCCAGTCATATTCAGGATATTGATTATCATAAAAGATCATTTTTTGATCTCGATCGACCTTAGCTAATATACTAGCACTAGCAATGATACTCGATCGAGCATCCCCTTTCACCAGACTAACTTGAGCATAAGGCAAATTAGGTACAGAAAACTTACCATCGATTAAACACAGAGAAGGAGACACCGATAAACCTTTGATAGCCTGACTCATAGCCAACAACGAAGCCTGATGGATATTGATAGAATCGATCGTGCTATTATCAACTTCAGCAATACACCAATCCGTTACAACCTCTTGAATTAAAGAAATCATCGCTAATCGTTGTTTTGCAGTCAACTTTTTGCTATCTTTTACCCCCATATCTTCCAACAAATAAGCCTGATTGTAGGGTAAAACCACTGCACAAGCCACCACACTACCACATAAACAACCCCTGCCAACTTCATCGACTCCTGCCACCAAAGCGCCATAATCCTCCAGATATTCCATTATCTGAAAATCTCTATCTACATTAACAGTATTATTCATTTAAGTTTCAAGAATATAGATTTAGAGTAAGTTTGTAGTAAGGGTTTTAACCCTTCTTTATTTTATGATTCACTCAAGAAAATTTAATAAGCATAAGGATTAGGGGGAGTAGGAATAACTTGGATATTCTGACTTTTTAACACTAATTGACGTTTTTCTCGTTGTTGAGAAGCATCAAGAGAAGGCAAAGTTTCCGTTTTCATTACCCCTTGAATTTCTAACCAAGTATCAGGAGGATATTCTTCACGAGATTTTGGCAACTCCACAAGAATACCCACAGGATAAGCATCTACCGCGCAACAGGTAAGCACAAAACGAGACAAATATATATAGTTATCAGGTAAATTATCTAAATGCACCACAAAACCAGTAATATTCGCCTTTTGTCCAGTATAATTATCAGGCTCAGGATACGCATTAAGAGTTCTAACCCATTCTATCAGCGATCGTTTTTCTGGGGGAGTCTGATTAAGAAAAGATTGAGTTTCAACGGTAGTAGGCGGTAAAGTATCTGACACCCCTCTTTGAAGTGCCGTTTGACTGCTTAACACCGTTGGTTGGATAACTAAGCCTAAAACTGCCACCAAAATTAATAAACTACTTGCCCATCCTTTAGGCAATAAATTAGTATGTTGATTATCGTTAGCCGTATTGATATTTTGTTTGCTTTTAGACTTAATAATAATGAGAATAATTT
This window contains:
- a CDS encoding type II toxin-antitoxin system HicA family toxin, coding for MGRLSGFRYRKIVKILKSFGFILDRQGAGSHEIWYNPETNLYTTIPNHSGEMPEGTLRAILKQAQINPEDFLKR
- a CDS encoding type II toxin-antitoxin system HicB family antitoxin, producing the protein MERLINLTIEKLPEGYYLAVSDDLPGLVAQGKTISETIVIANDVAQKILESMAEKNQIPSLLIPADNFSYPLVINQ
- a CDS encoding YcjF family protein yields the protein MKFPSIKNTAQKTLDLFKVDESQIAELLESVRSNLPTTEALLIGKPQAGKSSIVRGLTGVGSDIIGQGFRPHTQFTKRYAYPSEELPLLIFTDTVGLGDVNKNTEQIIQELTTELDIETKRARILILTIKITDFATDSLKIIAQNLRKKYPQIPCLLVVTSLHELYPDLTLTQHPNYPPDFAEINRAFEEIKNTFKGLFDRAILIDFTLEEDGFNPVFYGLENLRDSLAELLPSAEAKTIHQLLDETVNSELGNLYKDVARRYILAFCIMAGTVSAVPLPFATMPVLTALEVTMVGMLGQLYGQTITASQAGGIISAIAGGFLAQAIGRELIKFVPGFGSVVAASWAATYTWGLGEGACAYFGDIIGGKKPNPEKIKQVMKNAFENAKEQLKIEN
- a CDS encoding ribonuclease HII, encoding MNNTVNVDRDFQIMEYLEDYGALVAGVDEVGRGCLCGSVVACAVVLPYNQAYLLEDMGVKDSKKLTAKQRLAMISLIQEVVTDWCIAEVDNSTIDSINIHQASLLAMSQAIKGLSVSPSLCLIDGKFSVPNLPYAQVSLVKGDARSSIIASASILAKVDRDQKMIFYDNQYPEYDWKNNKGYGTKKHLLAIQKYGVTPLHRLSFSPCQIGKN
- a CDS encoding TIGR03943 family putative permease subunit, which translates into the protein MNTLKLTESWYNYFDIIAIFLWSLLLFKYWATGELYLLIHPNYFLLVFATSILLFILSIVKIILIIIKSKSKQNINTANDNQHTNLLPKGWASSLLILVAVLGLVIQPTVLSSQTALQRGVSDTLPPTTVETQSFLNQTPPEKRSLIEWVRTLNAYPEPDNYTGQKANITGFVVHLDNLPDNYIYLSRFVLTCCAVDAYPVGILVELPKSREEYPPDTWLEIQGVMKTETLPSLDASQQREKRQLVLKSQNIQVIPTPPNPYAY